The Bacteroidota bacterium DNA segment CTCACAAGCTCTTCAACAAACATAGTATGACGATAAACATCAAACCAGAATAAACAACCTTTTTTTAGAGCTTTAGTTTTTGCAAAATTTTTAGTGAATTTACCGAAAACTTTCACTACTACTTTCCTGCGCATGTAGGGTGTTAGTTGTTGAATTTCTTCTTTCGTTAATTTATCGGTTCTAAGAAGTTTTACTAAGTTTACTAACGACTGCACAGATTTGTTTAAAAACTCTTCATTAGTTTTTAAACCTATATTTCTAATAGGGTTGTCGATATGTATAATTTTAGCTCCTGAATTGTTTAATTGTTTAGCATATAAGATATTTTCATATTCACAATTAGGGAAGCTTTCATCAAATTGATTAACTGTATATGTTAGTGTGTTTATGCAAAAATTGTTGCTTTGGAATCCTTTATATCCTAATTCATGTCTTTCTTGAGCGTTTTTAGATTCCCTCTTTGTACCAAAATTCCAATGAAGCATCAATTTATCTTTATTAGGGGGGATTTCCGAATAAATGCTTCCCCCACAAATTACATCTGCTCCGCCTTTTTGAATTTCTTTGATGTAGTTTACCAGAAAATTATCTTCAACAAACGAATCCGAATCAATAAACAATAACCAGTTATACTGAGCCTTTTCGGCAAGCATATTTCGGGTTTTTGACCTGCCCAAATTCTTCTCATTTCTGTACACCTGGACAAAATCGTATTGATTCATCGAAAAATTAAATTCATCGTGTTCTGAATTGGAAAAATCATCGATGGCTATTATTTCGTATGGCACATTTACACTGTTCCCCTGCTTTACAAGTGAATTAATTAGTGTGGTGGCGTCCCATTTGTATATTGGTATTAGTATTGAGATCATTGGTTACTGGTTTCTGGTTACTACTGGTTACTGGTTTAGCTAGTAACAATTAATAAGCCTCCGGCAGCTATGTTTGCCAATTGCTTTCTACGTATTGAATAAATTTATTTATCTTTTTACCTAAATGGTTATATTCTTCTAATAGCTGATTTAGTTTATTACTCTCAAAATGTATTTCGTTTATTGTTTCTAATTGTTCTATGCTCTCATCGCAGGAAGCTTGTGCATAAATAAGAAATCGAATAAATTCAGCTTTATATCTTCTTCTGCCATATCCTTCAACAATAGTGTCTTTAATACTTTTTGATGAACGACGAACTTGGCTGCCTTGTTCGTATAATTCATATTTTGGCAAGGTAAGTGACATTTTGTGAACTTCGATAGACAAACGATGTGCCATTTTATATATCTCTAAGTCCCTGTAACTATTCATAGTAACTTGTCTGATTTATATTTATAAAATGTTCGTTTATTTAGACAATCAACTAGTAACTAGTAACCAGCAACTAGTAACCAGCAACTAGTAACCAGCAACTAGCTATTAAAGCCCCCCTTCTTCCAAAACAAAAACTTTTCCTTCATCGCATTTAAGCATAGTTGCAGGATATTTTAGTATCAGAGAATAATCGTGAGTAGCCATTAAAATAGCTCTTCCGTTTTTCGAAATCTGAACCAAAAGATCCATAATTTCCTCTGAAGTTTTTGGATCGAGATTTCCCGTCGGCTCATCTGCAATAATCAGCTCAGGGTCATTTAGCAAAGCTCTCGCAATGGCAATACGCTGTTGTTCTCCTCCCGACAGTTGGAAAGGCATTTTGTGCCCTTTGGTTTTCATTCCAACTTTCGAAAGAACTTCTTTAATTCTGGCTTGCATCGATGCTTTATCTTTCCATCCCGTAGCCTTAAGTACAAACATCAAATTTCCTTCAACACTCCTGTCAGTCAATAGTTGAAAATCCTGGAAAATAACACCAATCTTTCTTCTTAAGTAAGGAATGTCTTTTTCTTTGATGCTTTTAAGGTTGTAGCCTACAACCTCCGCTTCGCCTTCTTTTAAATCTAAATCGGCATACAGAGTTTTTAAAAGAGATGATTTTCCGGATCCGGTTTTACCAACCAGATATACAAACTCACCTTTCTCTACGTTTAAGGACACATCAGAAAGAACTAAAGCTCCTCCCTGAAAAATATTTGAATTATCAATCTTGATTATATGTTCAGACATTTTTGGATTTTATTTTCGGTATAGACAAACTTAAGTAAAAATGTTTATGCGTTTATGTGTTTATTGGTTTATTTGTTTATTCGTGAGATCCTGATAACGTGGCATCGTGAAATCGTGATTCTGTGTCACGTTATCACGATGTCACGTTATCACGAACTCCTATTTTGCAATCCCTTCCAAATCCAGTAAAAAAGCATACTCTAAGGCAACCTCTTTTAAAGCTTCAAACCTCCCCGAAGCACCTCCGTGTCCGGTTTCCATGTTTGTATACATTAAAAGCCTGTTTGAGTCGGTTTTTAGCTCTCTTAATTTAGCCAGCCATTTAGCCGGCTCCCAATACTGTACCTGAGAATCGTGAAGCCCGGTTGTAATAAGCATATTGGGATAATCCTTAGCCACTACATTGTCGTATGGAGAGTACGATTTCATATACTCGTAATATTCTTTTTCATTTGGATTACCCCATTCGTCGTATTCACCTGTTGTTAGCGGTATACTATCATCGAGCATCGTAGTTACAACATCAACAAAGGGAACAGCCGAAATTACACCGTTGAAAATTTCCGGTTTCATATTTATTACGGCTCCTGTTAACAGTCCGCCGGCAGAACCTCCCATTGCGTAAAGATGTTCAGCCGATGTATAATTTTCCTGAATTAAGAATTCACCAACGTTTATAAAGTCGGTGAAAGTATTCTTCTTTTTCAGCATTTTTCCGTCTTCGTACCATTTACGACCCAGGTATTGTCCGCCTCTGATATGTGCTATGGCATAGGTAAAGCCCCTGTCGAGTAAACTTAATCTTATAGAACTGAAATAAGGGTCGATAGTATGTCCGTACGAACCGTAAGCATAGAGTAGGAGCGGGCTTTTACCGTCTTTCTTCATGCCTTTTCGGTAAACCATAGTAACAGGAACCTTCGTGCCGTCATCAGCCTTTGCCCAAACACGCTCAGAAGCATAGTTGTTTTTATCGAAATCACCCAAAACTTCCTGTTCTTTCATCACTTTCTGCTCTTTGGTTTTCATGTTGAAATCTATAACAGACGATGGCGTGGTAAGCGAATTGTAACCGTAACGTAATACTTCAGAGTCAAAATCAGGGTTAGAACCCGTTCCTGCCGAATAAGCCTCCTCTTCGAATGGAAGGTAATAATCTGTTTCTCCGTCCCAGGTTTTAATTCTTATTTTGTTAAGGCCATTCTCTCTTTCTTCCAGTACAAAATAGTTTTTGAATATCTCCAGCCCCTCCAGCATTACATCCTCACGGTGTGGAATAAACTCCTGCCAGTGTTCTTTTTCGGTTTTATCTTCCGATGTTTTCATTAGGCGGAAGTTTTTCGCATCGAGGTTTGTGTGTATGTAGAACTGACCGTCAAAATGGCCAAAACTGTATTCTAAATCTCTTTCACGCCCGTGGAAAAGTCTGAATTCACCGTTTGGATTATCGGCTTCCAGTATTCTATATTCACTTGAAACAGTATGCGACGAACCAATTACAAGGAATTTTTTTGACTTAGTTTTGTAAACGAAGGTGTTAAAAGTATCATCGTCTTCGTGATATATTTCTATATCTTCCGAAGAATCCGTGCCCAAAATATGTTTGTAAATTTTATGAGAACGCAAAGTTTGCGGGTCTTTTCGGGTATAAAAAACTGTTTTATTATCGTTTGCCCATGTACAGCCCCCTGTTGTGTTTTCTATAACATCGTTGAGAATTTCGCCGGTTTCAAGGTTTTTGAACCGTAAAGTATAAATCCTTCTGCTAACTGTATCAACGCCATAAGCAGCAAGTTGATTGTTGGTGCTGATAGAAATTCCGCCAAGATTGTAATACGAAAAACCTTCAGCCATTTCATTGACATTAAACATAATATCGTCGGCAGCTTCAAGGTTTTCTTTGCGACGCTTATAGATAGGGTATTCCTTCCCTTTTTTGAATTCCGTCAGGTAAAAATATCCGTCTTTTTTATAAGGAACAGATTCGTCATCCTCCTTAATTCTGGCTTTCATTTCCTCAAAAAGATCCTCCTGAAACTTATCTGTATGCTTCATTTCCGATTTCAAATAATCGTTTTCCGCATTCAGGTAGTCAACCACATCCTGATTTTCCCTGTCGTTCAGCCAATAATAATTATCAATCCGTACATCCCCGAATTTCTCCAGTTCCTTATATATTTTTTTAGCCTTTGGCACCATCTTGTCAAAATTAAAATTCGTGCAAAAGTAACTGAAATTAATTTAATGGTGATGTTTTTTTGGCCGCCTTAACCCGTCATCCGCTATAGTTATATCCGGCAATGAATTTCTACTATTTTATTTTTGGAGCTTCCTTCGGTCGCTCAAAAAATAAAAGTATCAATTTCATTGCCAAATATAAGCTGCCGCTTCTACCGGTGGCGGAGTTTTTAGTTTATATCACTATTCTACTACTGCCGGAGCCCCTGCTTTTTTGAGCTTTTCTTCTATTCTTACAAAATACTGAGAAACTATCTTGTTCAGCTCCTCATTTACGGCATCTAATTCTTCATTAGCAATTTCCAAACTTCTGATATGAGTTGGAGTTGGTCCGTAGGTTGACATCATTGTACCTCTCCCTGCATTATAAATTCTTTTCATAATTGGTGAGCTCTCACTTGTTTCAGTCATCATATCACGCTTCGATTTTGATCCGTTCATTTTTGCTTCGAGTTTCAATAAGCGCATATGTACCTTATAAATATCTTCGCTTAGATCTTCAGTTTTTGTAGCAGAGTTTTTCGCCGAAATTTCATATTTTTTTATTCGCTTTATTGCCTTGGATATATTTTTATTTATTAATGTGTTTTTTGAAATAGTTTTTTCAACTTCATTCCAGAATTTTACAACATTATCGGGCGTTGATCCATTCAAACTGCCTTTTCTCATTTGTTTTACTTCGAAGGTTTTACTATCCGAAAGTAAAGTTACAACCCCTGCTATTTCTTTTGAAAGAGAAATGCTATACATGCCCGGAGCTGCCATTATACCTTTGGGCGCCTGTTTTTTATCTATTTCGGTTTCCGCAACCGGTTGTTGCGACGGATAGAGCAAATCCCATGTTATGCGATGGAAACCTTTTGTTGTAGGAGCACTTATTTTTCTAACTACATCTCCATTATTATTAGTTATTGTCAGCCAAATTTTAGGTTTTTGCTCCAATAATTCTTTATCCATTTCTTTCCAATCGGGGAATTTTACGGCTTTGTTCTCTTTTTTCAGTTCCTTTTCTTTTTCTTTTCTGATTTCCTTTAAACTTTTATAAGAGTCTTTCAGATAGTAAGTAATAGATGTTCCAAAATCAGGGTTTGGGGCCAGATACATTCCTGCTCCCTGCGATCCTCTTTTGTCCATACCAAGTACTGCACGTGGCATGTACCACAAGGCAGTTCGGGGAGTAAATAATGTTGCTTCCTCTTCTAATTGTTTTTTTGAAACTCCTCTTAAAGGAGAATAATCATCAAAAACAAAGAATCCTCTGCCAAACGAAGCTGCAACTAAATCATTTTCTCTTTTGTGAATTGCCAGATCTCTAAAAGATATTGTTGGTACATCACCACTTAGTTTAATCCATTTTTTCCCGGAGTCTATTGTGAAATAAATGCCAAATTCTGTTGCGGCGAACATCAATTCCGGTTTTACATGATCCTGAACAATCCTCCAAACCATGTTGCCATCCGGTATATTTGATGAAATAGATTTCCATGACTTACCGAGGTTAGTACTTTTATAGATGTATGGTTTATAATCGCCAAATTTGTGGTTATCCAAAACAACATATAGAGTATTTTGGTCGAACTGGTCGAATTTAATATCATTAATAAATGCTGTTTCCGGGCATTTGGGGAGTTTATTTACAGGTATTTCTCTCCAGCTTTCTCCTCCGTTTTCGGTAATTTGAATTCTTCCATCGTCTGTACCTGCACAGATTACTCCTTCTTTCACCGGAGATTCTGATAAAGATGTGATTGTATTGTAAGTGCTCATTGCAAAAACATCCCACGAAGAATCCCAACCCCATGTCTGTTCCATAATTGGCAGCTTGAACCTTTCCTGATTTAGTGTAAGATCCTTTGAAATTGCAGTCCAGCTGTCGCCCCTGTTTTCCGATTTCCAAACACGCTGTGATGCAAAATATAATCTTTGCGGATTGTGAGGACTAATTAATATTGGAGCATCCCAGTTAAACCTTTCTTCTTTTTCACCTTTTTCGGGTTGAGGTTGTATATATACAAGTTCTCCGGTCTTTCTGTCGAATCTCACTAAATTTCCCTGTTGCCATTCTGCATACGCAATATCAGGATTTCCCGGTTCGGTTGCCGGTTGATGTCCGTCTCCAAACAGAACTACTTCCCAGTCAGCATTCCTTATTCCTGATTTGTTATCTGTTCTCGAGGGACCTACCTGTGTATTATTGTCTTGTGTTCCTCCATAAATATTGTAAAAAGGCTCGGTGTCATCAAGTGCGAGTTTGTAGTACTGAGTTACAGGCAGGTTATCTATAAAACGCCAGTTCTCGGCCAGATCATAACTCTCGTAGAGCCCTCCATCGGTTCCTACCAGTAAATAGTTTGGATCGTTTTTTCTAAAAGCAATTGCATGATTGTCGGAATGCTTGAACTCTTCTTTCATTTGGTTGAAAGTTTTGCCACCATCGGTAGTTATTTGCATTCTTACGTCTACGAGGTAAACCTTATCAAACTGATGTGGATCGGCATATAATTCCTGATAATAGTGGGGACCTGTGGCTCCCGATACCGTTTCAGATTGTTTTTTCCACGATGCTCCCGCATCCGTCGATTTATAAAAAGCACCTTTTCTTCTTTCCAGCTCTATTGCAGCATATAATATGTCCGGTTTCTGAGGAGAAATGGCAAGACCAATTTTTCCCATATCAGATTTTGGTAAACCATTATCTATTTTATCCCAGGTATCACCTCCATCGGTCGATTTATATATTGATGTACCGGGACCGCCGCCCATATATGCGGTTACATTTCTGTGTCTTTGCCATGAAGCAGCATAAAGAATATCAGGATTCCCCGGATTTATTACTATATCAGTTACTCCTGTCCATTCGTCAATTTTAAGAGTGTTTTTCCATGTTTTACCACCGTCAGTAGTTTTAAATAATCCTCTTTCGCCTCCTTTATTCCATAAAGGACCCTGTGCAGCCACCCAAACGATGTTTGAGTTTGTGGGATGGATTATAATTTTAGATATATGCTCTGATTTTGTCAGAC contains these protein-coding regions:
- a CDS encoding S9 family peptidase, translated to MVPKAKKIYKELEKFGDVRIDNYYWLNDRENQDVVDYLNAENDYLKSEMKHTDKFQEDLFEEMKARIKEDDESVPYKKDGYFYLTEFKKGKEYPIYKRRKENLEAADDIMFNVNEMAEGFSYYNLGGISISTNNQLAAYGVDTVSRRIYTLRFKNLETGEILNDVIENTTGGCTWANDNKTVFYTRKDPQTLRSHKIYKHILGTDSSEDIEIYHEDDDTFNTFVYKTKSKKFLVIGSSHTVSSEYRILEADNPNGEFRLFHGRERDLEYSFGHFDGQFYIHTNLDAKNFRLMKTSEDKTEKEHWQEFIPHREDVMLEGLEIFKNYFVLEERENGLNKIRIKTWDGETDYYLPFEEEAYSAGTGSNPDFDSEVLRYGYNSLTTPSSVIDFNMKTKEQKVMKEQEVLGDFDKNNYASERVWAKADDGTKVPVTMVYRKGMKKDGKSPLLLYAYGSYGHTIDPYFSSIRLSLLDRGFTYAIAHIRGGQYLGRKWYEDGKMLKKKNTFTDFINVGEFLIQENYTSAEHLYAMGGSAGGLLTGAVINMKPEIFNGVISAVPFVDVVTTMLDDSIPLTTGEYDEWGNPNEKEYYEYMKSYSPYDNVVAKDYPNMLITTGLHDSQVQYWEPAKWLAKLRELKTDSNRLLMYTNMETGHGGASGRFEALKEVALEYAFLLDLEGIAK
- a CDS encoding glycosyl hydrolase, producing MILSSKKHLISLFIILLSSHLFSQKNDIDTTVFNSKTFADFKLRNIGPGFMSGRIADIAINPSNYAEWYVAVGSGGVWKTSNAGITWNPIFEKEKVYSTGCLSIDPSNNNTIWLGTGENVGGRHVSYGDGVYISKDAGASWKNMGLTKSEHISKIIIHPTNSNIVWVAAQGPLWNKGGERGLFKTTDGGKTWKNTLKIDEWTGVTDIVINPGNPDILYAASWQRHRNVTAYMGGGPGTSIYKSTDGGDTWDKIDNGLPKSDMGKIGLAISPQKPDILYAAIELERRKGAFYKSTDAGASWKKQSETVSGATGPHYYQELYADPHQFDKVYLVDVRMQITTDGGKTFNQMKEEFKHSDNHAIAFRKNDPNYLLVGTDGGLYESYDLAENWRFIDNLPVTQYYKLALDDTEPFYNIYGGTQDNNTQVGPSRTDNKSGIRNADWEVVLFGDGHQPATEPGNPDIAYAEWQQGNLVRFDRKTGELVYIQPQPEKGEKEERFNWDAPILISPHNPQRLYFASQRVWKSENRGDSWTAISKDLTLNQERFKLPIMEQTWGWDSSWDVFAMSTYNTITSLSESPVKEGVICAGTDDGRIQITENGGESWREIPVNKLPKCPETAFINDIKFDQFDQNTLYVVLDNHKFGDYKPYIYKSTNLGKSWKSISSNIPDGNMVWRIVQDHVKPELMFAATEFGIYFTIDSGKKWIKLSGDVPTISFRDLAIHKRENDLVAASFGRGFFVFDDYSPLRGVSKKQLEEEATLFTPRTALWYMPRAVLGMDKRGSQGAGMYLAPNPDFGTSITYYLKDSYKSLKEIRKEKEKELKKENKAVKFPDWKEMDKELLEQKPKIWLTITNNNGDVVRKISAPTTKGFHRITWDLLYPSQQPVAETEIDKKQAPKGIMAAPGMYSISLSKEIAGVVTLLSDSKTFEVKQMRKGSLNGSTPDNVVKFWNEVEKTISKNTLINKNISKAIKRIKKYEISAKNSATKTEDLSEDIYKVHMRLLKLEAKMNGSKSKRDMMTETSESSPIMKRIYNAGRGTMMSTYGPTPTHIRSLEIANEELDAVNEELNKIVSQYFVRIEEKLKKAGAPAVVE
- a CDS encoding ATP-binding cassette domain-containing protein, with amino-acid sequence MSEHIIKIDNSNIFQGGALVLSDVSLNVEKGEFVYLVGKTGSGKSSLLKTLYADLDLKEGEAEVVGYNLKSIKEKDIPYLRRKIGVIFQDFQLLTDRSVEGNLMFVLKATGWKDKASMQARIKEVLSKVGMKTKGHKMPFQLSGGEQQRIAIARALLNDPELIIADEPTGNLDPKTSEEIMDLLVQISKNGRAILMATHDYSLILKYPATMLKCDEGKVFVLEEGGL
- a CDS encoding four helix bundle protein, encoding MNSYRDLEIYKMAHRLSIEVHKMSLTLPKYELYEQGSQVRRSSKSIKDTIVEGYGRRRYKAEFIRFLIYAQASCDESIEQLETINEIHFESNKLNQLLEEYNHLGKKINKFIQYVESNWQT
- a CDS encoding glycosyltransferase family 2 protein → MISILIPIYKWDATTLINSLVKQGNSVNVPYEIIAIDDFSNSEHDEFNFSMNQYDFVQVYRNEKNLGRSKTRNMLAEKAQYNWLLFIDSDSFVEDNFLVNYIKEIQKGGADVICGGSIYSEIPPNKDKLMLHWNFGTKRESKNAQERHELGYKGFQSNNFCINTLTYTVNQFDESFPNCEYENILYAKQLNNSGAKIIHIDNPIRNIGLKTNEEFLNKSVQSLVNLVKLLRTDKLTKEEIQQLTPYMRRKVVVKVFGKFTKNFAKTKALKKGCLFWFDVYRHTMFVEELV